The Marasmius oreades isolate 03SP1 chromosome 11, whole genome shotgun sequence genome includes a region encoding these proteins:
- the RRP3_2 gene encoding ribosomal RNA processing protein, whose protein sequence is MEEEETKSTSFSELGLSGPLLEALNQFKFSKPTPIQIECIPPGIEGRDIIGIAPTGSGKTAAFALPILHHLWDNPQGLFACVLSPTRELAYQLASQFDALGVAIGVRTTVIVGGDEDRVRQAVMLAKRPHIVVATPGRLLDHLKVTKGFSLRSIKVLVLDEADRLLESDFGIAVDEILKTLPKERTTYLFSATLTDKVAKLQRANLRNPARVQVSTKQVYL, encoded by the exons atggaggaagaggaaacaaAGTCGACATCATTCTCAGAGTTAGGTTTATCGGGACCCCTTCTTGAGGCCCTTAACCAGTTTAAATTTTCGAAACCTACTCCCATTCAAATCGAATGTATTCCTCCTGGAATCGAAGGCCGTGATATCATTGGAATCGCTCCTACAGGGTCCGGCAAAACAGCCGCATTTGCTCTCCCGATTTTGCATCATCTTTGGGATAATCCTCAAGGCCTATTTGCATGTGTTCTATCCCCCACTCGAGAGCTGGCTTATCAATTAGCCTCCCAATTCGATGCCCTTGGAGTAGCCATCGGTGTCAGAACGACTGTCATTGTTGGTGGGGATGAGGATCGTGTGAGGCAGGCGGTGATGTTGGCGAAGAGGCCGCATATTGTCGTCGCAACCCCGGGACGGCTACTTGATCATTTGAAGGTGACGAAGGGGTTCAGTTTGAGAAGTATAAAAGTTTTG GTGCTTGATGAAGCCGACCGTCTCCTGGAGTCTGACTTTGGCATTGCAGTAGACGAAATCCTCAAAACATTGCCCAAAGAACGTACCACTTATCTCTTTTCCGCCACGTTGACGGACAAGGTGGCTAAACTTCAGCGCGCGAATCTCCGCAATCCTGCACGTGTGCAGGTCTCTACAAAGCAAGTCTATCTATAA
- a CDS encoding uncharacterized protein (MEROPS:MER0043003; CAZy:CE10) — translation MAPSLTLGEKLSIIPKLLIPLPAILVYTVLISPFSTALKRKKLYRLVFETALRTLGRASVHQLQWLNGTTLGSYRAWAKQFKVETLIEDVPKSGKKLMWIGNKDAEKVVFYVHGGGFMLPVANFAFTFWLFVQREYAKRTGKEISICVMEYSLYPQTFPTQLTETVHAFSHLLSNTKATPSNIHIAGDSAGGNILLQLISHTLHPVAGVPPSPLTTVCVRGTLLISPWVTLNEETRSYTQNDASDTLQSSTLISWGNHYLEGVKDSQLPYVKHLLTGERWFDGIDKVTERIFVTVGGAECMLDECSEIHQRLCGTMVDGKPVLKLDIEEGGVHEDMIMECGAGGKKLTSVGEKIVEWLREGHGDA, via the exons ATGGCGCCCTCTCTGACTTTGGGTGAAAAGTTATCGATAATCCCAAAGCTTCTGATTCCGCTTC CTGCTATTCTCGTCTACACTGTACtcatctctcctttctccaCCGCTCTTAAGAGGAAAAAACTATATCGCCTCGTCTTTGAGACTGCTTTGCGGACTCTTGGGAGAGCCTCTgttcaccaacttcagtggcTCAACGGTACAACTCTAGGCAGTTATCGAGCGTGGGCGAAACAGTTTAAGGTTGAGACATTAATAGAGGATGTGCCCAAGTCGGGAAAGAAGCTGATGTGGATAGGGAACAAGGATGCAGAAAAGGTCGTGTTTTATGTCCATG GTGGGGGCTTCATGTTGCCCGTGGCCAACTTTGCGTTCACCTTCTGGCTTTTTGTTCAACGCGAGTATGCCAAGAGAACTGGCAAGGAAATCAGTATTTGCGTAATGGAATATT CTCTCTATCCTCAAACCTTCCCGACCCAGCTCACAGAAACCGTACACGCATTCTCTCACCTCCTTTCAAACACCAAAGCTACCCCATCCAACATCCATATCGCAGGTGACTCTGCTGGGGGTAACATCCTTCTTCAACTCATCAGCCACACATTGCACCCTGTCGCTGGagttcctccttctccactCACCACTGTCTGTGTCCGAGGAACCCTTCTTATATCCCCTTGGGTCACTTTAAACGAGGAAACACGTTCTTACACCCAAAACGACGCGTCAGATACCTTACAGTCCTCTACGCTAATCAGTTGGGGAAACCATTATCTCGAAGGTGTCAAAGATTCACAACTGCCTTATGTCAAGCACCTTTTGACTGGGGAACGATGGTTCGACGGAATAGACAAAGTAACGGAGAGGATATTCGTGACGGTTGGTGGTGCCGAATGTATGTTGGACGAGTGTAGTGAGATTCATCAACGGCTTTGTGGGACTATGGTCGACGGAAAACCAGTGTTGAAGTTGGATATTGAGGAAGGTGGGGTACATGAGGATATGATAATGGAGTGTGGtgctggagggaagaaattgACCTCTGTTGGGGAGAAGATTGTTGAGTGGTTAAGGGAAGGTCATGGTGATGCATGA